Proteins encoded together in one Yersinia mollaretii ATCC 43969 window:
- a CDS encoding DUF2058 domain-containing protein, producing MTKLTLQEQMLKAGLVSSKKMAKVQRTAKKSRVQAREARESVEENKKAQLERDKQLSEQQKQAALSKEYKAQVKQLIEMNRINISKGDIGFNFTDNNLIKKIVVDKTTQAQLISGRLAIARLTVDNKAESEYAIIPASVADKIAQRDANSIVLNSALSQEEQDEEDPYADFKVPDDLMW from the coding sequence ATGACAAAACTTACCTTACAAGAGCAGATGCTAAAAGCGGGATTAGTGTCCAGCAAAAAAATGGCCAAAGTCCAAAGAACAGCTAAAAAATCGCGAGTTCAGGCTCGTGAGGCAAGAGAGAGTGTGGAAGAAAATAAAAAAGCACAACTTGAGCGTGATAAGCAGCTGAGCGAACAACAAAAGCAAGCGGCTTTATCGAAAGAATATAAAGCTCAGGTAAAGCAGCTCATTGAAATGAACAGAATTAACATTTCAAAAGGCGATATTGGTTTTAACTTCACAGACAATAATTTAATTAAAAAAATTGTTGTGGATAAGACGACTCAAGCTCAGCTGATTAGTGGTCGTCTCGCCATTGCCCGTTTGACTGTTGATAACAAGGCTGAGAGTGAATACGCGATTATCCCCGCGAGCGTAGCCGACAAAATTGCGCAGCGAGATGCGAACAGTATTGTATTGAATAGTGCGCTGAGTCAGGAAGAGCAGGATGAAGAAGATCCCTATGCTGATTTTAAAGTGCCTGATGATTTGATGTGGTAA
- a CDS encoding RluA family pseudouridine synthase, translated as MSKIIDTFIAPPCHDKIETLYQDDHLVLINKPAGLLSLSGKNPQNLDSVHHRLVQIFPGCTLVHRLDFGTSGLMVIARNKAINAALCQQFSQRTVTKVYSALLCGHLDDNEGVIDAAIAKDPALFPLMSICAIHGKPARSGYRVVERFYHELEDGTLLPLTRVQLTPETGRTHQLRIHCQQLGHPILGCDLYGGRLLPGTERTLRLMLHASELHFVHPIGGKCIKARNPSPF; from the coding sequence ATGTCTAAGATTATCGATACTTTTATTGCCCCGCCGTGCCATGACAAGATCGAGACTCTCTATCAGGACGATCATCTAGTGCTGATCAATAAACCCGCCGGGCTGCTCAGCCTCTCGGGGAAGAATCCGCAAAATCTCGATTCGGTCCATCATCGGCTGGTACAGATTTTCCCCGGCTGCACTCTGGTTCACCGACTTGATTTCGGGACTTCCGGGCTGATGGTGATTGCCCGCAATAAGGCGATAAATGCCGCACTCTGCCAACAGTTTAGCCAGCGCACGGTGACCAAAGTGTACAGCGCGCTGCTCTGCGGACATCTGGACGACAACGAAGGAGTGATAGACGCAGCAATTGCCAAAGACCCAGCACTGTTCCCGCTGATGTCAATTTGCGCCATCCACGGCAAGCCCGCTCGCTCCGGTTACCGAGTCGTTGAGCGCTTTTATCATGAGTTGGAAGACGGGACGTTACTGCCATTGACGCGGGTACAACTAACCCCGGAAACCGGACGCACTCATCAACTCCGCATCCACTGTCAGCAGTTGGGCCACCCTATTTTGGGCTGTGACTTATATGGCGGTCGCCTGCTGCCAGGGACTGAACGGACACTTAGACTGATGCTGCACGCCAGTGAGCTGCATTTTGTTCATCCCATTGGCGGAAAGTGTATCAAAGCCCGTAACCCCAGCCCGTTCTGA
- the rluF gene encoding 23S rRNA pseudouridine(2604) synthase RluF — protein MLTNSSIRLNKYISESGICSRRDADRYIEQGNVFINGKRAAVGVQVFPGDVVKVNGQTIEPRNEEDLVLIALNKPVGVISTTEDGEQNNIVDFVNHSKRVFPIGRLDKDSQGLILLTNHGDLVNKILRAGNDHEKEYVVTVNKPVTDEFILGLGAGVPMLGTVTKKCKVKKESTFVFRITLVQGLNRQIRRMTKHFGYEVTKLERVRIMNISLKGLPQGEWRDLTEDELIELFKLIENSSSDEKPAKKAPVKRVEAKRVSISGPKKAEKPDSNAAARKRFAQPGRKKKGR, from the coding sequence ATGCTGACTAACTCCTCCATTCGTCTCAATAAATACATTAGCGAAAGCGGTATCTGTTCTCGTCGCGATGCTGATCGTTACATCGAACAAGGAAATGTTTTTATTAACGGCAAGCGGGCTGCGGTCGGCGTTCAGGTCTTTCCTGGAGATGTAGTGAAAGTTAACGGTCAGACTATCGAGCCGCGTAATGAAGAGGACTTGGTGCTGATCGCGCTGAATAAGCCGGTGGGGGTCATCAGTACCACGGAAGATGGTGAGCAGAATAACATCGTTGATTTTGTTAACCATAGCAAACGGGTCTTTCCGATCGGGCGGCTGGATAAAGATTCGCAGGGGCTGATTTTACTGACCAATCACGGCGATTTGGTCAACAAGATCCTGCGCGCAGGGAATGATCACGAAAAAGAGTATGTCGTGACCGTCAACAAGCCGGTGACTGACGAATTTATTCTCGGTTTGGGGGCGGGTGTACCCATGCTGGGAACGGTGACCAAGAAGTGCAAAGTGAAGAAAGAGTCCACCTTTGTGTTTCGTATCACGCTGGTACAAGGGCTTAATCGCCAGATTCGCCGCATGACTAAGCACTTTGGCTATGAAGTGACGAAGCTTGAGCGCGTCCGCATCATGAATATCAGCCTGAAAGGGCTGCCGCAGGGTGAGTGGCGAGATTTGACCGAAGATGAACTTATCGAGTTATTTAAGCTGATTGAAAACTCATCGTCCGACGAAAAACCAGCGAAAAAAGCACCGGTTAAGCGTGTCGAAGCGAAAAGAGTGAGCATCAGTGGGCCGAAAAAAGCCGAAAAACCTGACAGTAATGCGGCAGCCCGTAAGCGCTTTGCCCAGCCAGGGCGTAAGAAGAAAGGGCGCTAA
- a CDS encoding fimbrial biogenesis chaperone, translating to MRYLCLLLLMLTLHQHAVAGLVAGATRMIYQPESRERTLMLANTNDYPVVVQTWIDDGDVDSTPDQSKAPFMVLPAVFKMQAGAAQGLRIINKGDNLPTDRESVYWLNLYEIPPKTRRNVDAHAQVAMAMNTQMKIFYRPDGLTPQPAEALKKVTFTLKKQNNEYVLTAHNPTPYHVSFGQIQLQNQQKSYLVAQEMDMMVTPFAERQYHFEQQPTSLKGGVTLNYIYFNDAGNEVKNSQLVKVTP from the coding sequence ATGAGATACTTATGCCTGTTGTTACTGATGTTAACTCTTCATCAGCATGCTGTCGCCGGGCTAGTGGCGGGGGCGACGCGCATGATTTATCAGCCCGAATCGCGCGAGCGCACACTGATGTTGGCGAATACCAATGACTATCCGGTGGTGGTACAGACTTGGATTGATGATGGCGACGTGGACAGCACGCCGGATCAGAGTAAAGCGCCGTTTATGGTGTTACCTGCTGTTTTCAAAATGCAAGCAGGGGCAGCTCAGGGGCTTCGGATTATCAATAAAGGCGACAATCTACCCACTGATCGGGAATCAGTTTACTGGCTAAATCTATACGAAATCCCGCCGAAAACACGGCGTAATGTTGATGCCCATGCTCAGGTGGCGATGGCGATGAACACCCAGATGAAGATTTTCTATCGCCCCGACGGGTTAACACCGCAACCCGCTGAAGCGCTGAAAAAAGTCACTTTCACTCTCAAAAAGCAGAATAATGAATACGTTCTCACCGCCCATAACCCCACCCCCTACCACGTCTCTTTTGGCCAGATTCAGTTGCAAAACCAGCAAAAAAGCTATTTGGTCGCCCAAGAGATGGACATGATGGTGACCCCATTTGCCGAGCGCCAATATCATTTTGAACAGCAACCGACATCACTCAAAGGTGGAGTGACCCTGAATTATATTTACTTCAATGATGCCGGTAATGAGGTCAAAAACAGTCAGTTAGTCAAAGTGACACCGTAA
- a CDS encoding fimbrial protein, which yields MNPMTTRRAMLDRRRRPLFSQGMGLFLTFGLLSVALPSYAQCVWKGANIGGDNYGASLQLGNINMTSNYIQPVDSILASSMVSLVPARFWSDPEAVIYECDIADKESLFEVFATNGDSNVGGYTNMGDNYFQTFFPYTALKLIHVDSGIEFSRIWQQVPLRKFDVVGNKIQIKGKHFSQIRAELKKVGSVDRTPGPSTWGCPGPAADNYSGSYTCNQPNGYVVFKGPGMPVPEAGYDSATNYQTWGSGRYMAFGMNTSPVAVLTRKNTCVVRNVTPYVVFPIITVNELNNNQTRSADITVDIECQSGTESGINSGQTALGIQTSLPGYLKAQGLGLVNAAGGVSYLLSDNYGTDNRIATGVGISLSDDNGAAMNFVGWGGCVSNCITGSSAAGWYPILTGASANGSSAAGYNNYSHHFTATLKKLPNGTPTAGKVDATAYVLVKIQ from the coding sequence ATGAATCCTATGACGACCCGCCGCGCCATGTTAGATCGACGCCGCCGCCCCCTATTCTCTCAGGGTATGGGACTGTTTTTGACATTCGGTTTACTGAGTGTGGCTTTACCCAGTTATGCGCAATGCGTCTGGAAAGGGGCCAATATCGGTGGCGACAACTACGGCGCTTCACTACAACTGGGCAATATCAATATGACGAGCAACTACATTCAGCCCGTCGATTCGATTCTGGCCTCCAGTATGGTTAGCTTAGTCCCCGCGCGTTTCTGGTCAGACCCAGAAGCCGTTATTTATGAATGCGATATCGCCGATAAAGAGAGTCTTTTCGAAGTCTTCGCCACTAACGGCGACAGTAATGTGGGCGGCTACACCAATATGGGGGATAACTATTTTCAGACTTTCTTCCCCTATACCGCACTGAAATTGATTCATGTCGATTCAGGGATTGAATTCAGCCGCATCTGGCAACAAGTGCCCCTGAGGAAGTTCGATGTGGTGGGGAATAAAATTCAGATTAAAGGTAAACATTTCAGCCAGATCCGCGCTGAATTAAAAAAAGTGGGTTCTGTAGACCGCACCCCCGGCCCCTCGACATGGGGATGCCCTGGGCCAGCAGCCGACAATTACTCCGGCAGTTACACCTGCAATCAACCCAACGGCTATGTGGTTTTCAAAGGCCCCGGAATGCCTGTGCCAGAAGCAGGATATGATTCAGCGACTAATTATCAAACGTGGGGAAGCGGGCGCTATATGGCATTTGGCATGAATACCTCACCGGTCGCCGTGCTGACACGTAAAAATACCTGTGTGGTGCGCAACGTCACGCCTTATGTCGTTTTCCCTATCATCACCGTGAATGAACTCAACAATAACCAAACCCGCAGCGCCGATATTACAGTGGATATCGAATGCCAATCCGGCACGGAATCGGGCATTAATAGCGGGCAAACTGCGCTGGGAATCCAAACGTCATTACCAGGCTACCTGAAAGCACAGGGTTTAGGGCTAGTCAACGCGGCGGGGGGCGTCAGCTATCTGCTCTCCGACAATTACGGCACCGATAATCGTATTGCCACCGGGGTGGGGATCAGCTTGAGTGACGATAACGGTGCAGCCATGAACTTTGTCGGTTGGGGGGGATGCGTTAGCAATTGCATCACCGGTTCGAGTGCTGCCGGTTGGTATCCCATCTTAACGGGAGCTAGCGCCAATGGCAGTAGTGCCGCTGGTTATAACAACTACTCTCATCACTTCACTGCTACCTTGAAAAAACTGCCTAACGGCACTCCCACGGCTGGTAAAGTCGATGCCACTGCTTACGTTTTGGTGAAAATACAATGA
- a CDS encoding fimbria/pilus outer membrane usher protein, with protein MRFASWLSCLLTNGLLVSHIVSAAEEHHQDEYVFEDALLRGSSLGLGSISRFNKKDSYEAGKYQVDLYMNNKFVDRVELTFIPKGDDVIPCLSGAQLLQAGVEETALKNAHLEDNCLDFKTILPASDYHFDYAKLRFDLSVPQLFVKKMPRGYVDPRNLTSGDTIGFSNYNFNQYHVGYNKDGIKRATDSSYLSLTNGINAGMWRFRQQGSLRYDQTRGANWTSNRLYSQRALPSIGSEVTAGETFSSGQFFSSMGFTGIALATDDRMLPESQRGYAPVVRGIARTNAKVTVYQNSRPIYQATVSPGPFEFDDLSATNFGGDLTVEIQEADGSLSTFQVPFSSVPESLRPGYSRYSFAAGKVRDQGNHEVFSELTYQRGVSNAITANTGLRLAPGYQAAMLGGVFTHYIGALGLDVTYSKASLPDDEQQSGWMARAAFSRTFEATNTTLSVAGYRYSTEGYRDLSDVLGVRAANNGKVWSSGSYQQRSRAEISLNQSFNRYGSLYLTASSQDYRNDRKRDTQLQLGYANTLWRDTSFNLAVSQQKTGGGSNEIYFVDPGSGMPAANGAKTLGVSETLVQMSISFPLGSSPRAPYISAGAVNSQTSGASYQTSLSGVMGDDQSASYSMDFARSEQTKENTFSGSLQKRLPVTSLSGSASSSPGYWQGSASARGSAAFHSGGVTLGPYLSDTFALIEAKGASGAKVMYGQGARIDHFGYALVPTLTPYRYNTITLDPEGMDFNTELRDGERQIAPYAGSTVKVTFRTLSGYPVLINVKLANGGQLPMGTVVYSTDGSTESGHDDRSQAHEVGMVGQASQAYLRAENPRGTLILAWGDAADERCKLDYDLGTPKNDQQLYKLDALCVVTQT; from the coding sequence GTGAGGTTTGCCTCATGGCTATCCTGCTTGCTAACGAACGGCTTGTTAGTCAGTCATATCGTGTCAGCAGCGGAAGAGCATCATCAAGATGAATATGTGTTTGAGGATGCATTATTACGCGGCTCATCACTGGGTTTAGGCTCTATCTCTCGCTTTAACAAAAAAGACAGTTATGAAGCAGGCAAATACCAAGTTGATCTCTATATGAACAACAAATTTGTCGATCGTGTCGAACTGACGTTTATCCCGAAAGGTGATGACGTTATTCCCTGCCTGTCAGGCGCACAGTTGCTACAAGCTGGCGTAGAAGAAACGGCACTAAAAAATGCCCATCTGGAAGACAACTGCCTAGATTTCAAAACGATTCTACCCGCCAGCGATTATCATTTTGATTATGCAAAATTACGCTTTGACCTGTCAGTTCCGCAGCTCTTTGTTAAGAAAATGCCTCGGGGTTATGTCGATCCGCGTAATCTCACCTCCGGCGATACCATTGGTTTTAGCAATTACAACTTCAACCAATATCACGTGGGTTATAACAAAGATGGCATTAAACGGGCGACCGATTCGAGTTATCTGAGCCTGACCAATGGCATCAATGCTGGGATGTGGCGTTTTCGTCAGCAAGGCTCCTTGCGCTATGACCAGACTCGAGGGGCTAACTGGACCTCTAACCGACTCTACAGCCAGCGCGCACTGCCCTCTATTGGCAGTGAAGTGACCGCCGGAGAAACCTTCAGTTCCGGTCAGTTTTTCTCCAGCATGGGATTTACCGGCATCGCGCTGGCAACTGATGACCGCATGTTGCCTGAATCACAGCGTGGCTACGCCCCTGTGGTGCGCGGTATTGCCAGAACCAATGCGAAGGTGACGGTATATCAAAATAGCCGCCCGATTTACCAAGCCACCGTGTCACCGGGGCCGTTTGAGTTTGATGATTTATCAGCCACCAATTTCGGCGGTGACCTGACGGTCGAAATTCAAGAAGCCGATGGCAGCCTGAGTACCTTTCAGGTGCCCTTCTCCTCAGTGCCAGAGTCCTTGCGCCCCGGTTACTCTCGCTACAGCTTTGCCGCTGGAAAGGTTCGTGATCAGGGCAATCATGAAGTCTTCAGTGAGCTGACTTATCAGCGCGGCGTCAGTAACGCCATTACGGCCAACACCGGTTTACGTCTGGCCCCCGGTTATCAAGCCGCCATGCTAGGCGGTGTTTTTACCCACTATATTGGTGCCTTAGGGCTAGATGTTACTTATTCGAAGGCCAGTTTGCCGGATGATGAGCAGCAGAGTGGCTGGATGGCGCGCGCCGCTTTCAGTCGCACCTTTGAAGCCACCAACACCACGCTCTCGGTTGCGGGTTACCGCTACTCAACCGAGGGTTACCGTGATCTGAGTGATGTATTAGGCGTGAGGGCTGCCAATAATGGCAAAGTTTGGAGTTCTGGCTCCTACCAACAGCGCAGCCGAGCTGAAATCTCGCTTAATCAGAGCTTTAACCGCTACGGTTCACTCTATTTGACCGCCTCCTCGCAGGACTACCGTAATGACCGCAAACGCGACACGCAATTGCAGTTGGGCTATGCCAATACCCTGTGGCGCGATACCAGTTTCAACCTTGCGGTTTCACAACAAAAAACCGGCGGTGGCAGCAATGAAATTTACTTTGTTGACCCCGGCAGCGGCATGCCTGCGGCAAATGGTGCCAAGACACTTGGCGTCAGCGAAACCTTGGTGCAGATGTCCATCTCATTCCCGCTGGGCAGTAGCCCTCGTGCCCCCTATATTTCAGCCGGAGCGGTCAACAGCCAAACTAGCGGTGCCAGCTATCAGACCTCGTTATCCGGTGTGATGGGTGATGATCAATCTGCCAGTTACAGCATGGACTTTGCCCGCAGTGAGCAAACTAAAGAGAACACCTTTAGCGGGAGTTTGCAAAAGCGGTTACCGGTGACCAGCCTGAGCGGCAGTGCCTCCAGCAGTCCCGGTTATTGGCAAGGATCAGCCAGCGCAAGAGGTTCGGCCGCCTTCCACAGTGGCGGAGTCACACTAGGGCCGTACCTGAGCGATACCTTTGCCTTAATCGAAGCCAAAGGGGCCAGCGGGGCCAAAGTGATGTACGGCCAAGGTGCACGTATTGACCACTTTGGCTACGCCTTGGTGCCTACCTTGACGCCTTATCGCTACAACACCATTACCCTCGATCCTGAAGGGATGGACTTCAATACCGAGCTGCGAGATGGCGAGCGGCAGATTGCGCCTTATGCCGGTTCGACGGTGAAAGTGACTTTCCGCACACTGAGCGGATATCCGGTGTTGATTAACGTCAAGCTCGCCAATGGCGGCCAACTGCCCATGGGCACGGTAGTTTATAGCACCGATGGCAGTACCGAATCGGGGCACGATGACCGCAGCCAAGCACATGAAGTCGGGATGGTAGGACAGGCCAGCCAAGCCTATTTGCGGGCAGAAAACCCGCGTGGGACGCTCATTCTGGCATGGGGCGATGCCGCTGATGAACGCTGTAAACTTGATTACGATCTCGGCACCCCCAAGAACGATCAACAACTTTATAAACTCGATGCCTTGTGTGTCGTTACACAGACTTAA
- a CDS encoding fimbrial biogenesis chaperone, translating to MTLTAHKFIACTLLLLSGVPLWTQASVVMTGTRIIYLEGTREKVLQLSNKDDHPNLVQLWMDDGNNQSSPSKSDVPFTLTPQIFRMEPQSGQVVRLSYLERNLPKDRESVFYLNFLQIPALKADKQTENKLVLIVNNRLKVFYRPAALKENVDTLGEKIQVTLDSVTGDKIKIHNPTGYFISLRDAKLINGDKTISFATSEMFAPNSTTDLALPAGVKAKKGELLTLNVVNDYGTNIPCNYHL from the coding sequence ATGACACTGACTGCCCACAAATTTATCGCCTGCACGTTATTACTGCTCAGCGGCGTACCCTTATGGACGCAAGCCAGTGTTGTCATGACAGGGACTCGTATTATTTATCTTGAAGGCACACGAGAAAAAGTATTACAGCTCAGCAATAAAGATGACCACCCTAATCTGGTCCAACTTTGGATGGATGATGGCAATAATCAATCTTCGCCTTCAAAAAGTGATGTCCCTTTCACATTGACACCACAGATATTTCGCATGGAACCCCAAAGCGGACAAGTGGTGCGGTTATCCTATTTAGAGCGTAATTTACCTAAAGATCGTGAGTCAGTGTTCTATCTTAATTTTTTGCAGATCCCCGCGTTAAAAGCCGATAAGCAGACTGAAAATAAACTGGTATTGATCGTGAATAATCGGCTGAAAGTCTTTTACCGCCCTGCCGCCTTAAAAGAAAATGTCGATACATTGGGTGAAAAAATCCAAGTCACGTTGGACAGTGTTACCGGTGATAAGATCAAGATACATAACCCAACGGGTTATTTCATCAGTCTACGTGATGCCAAACTAATCAACGGTGATAAGACGATTTCGTTTGCCACAAGCGAGATGTTTGCCCCCAATTCAACCACGGATCTGGCCCTCCCAGCAGGAGTTAAGGCCAAAAAAGGTGAATTGCTGACACTGAACGTGGTTAATGATTATGGGACCAACATTCCCTGTAATTATCATCTGTGA
- a CDS encoding fimbrial protein, with protein MGKTLLTLVLLTLPGMALAATSNNTIKFQGEVAEQTCMVDINGTANTPVVLLPTVSTSNLNQVNSVAGKTNFTINLTGCNIALQDTKISSVFQGMNVTSAGNLGNVGTAQNVAIQLLDTNGAPIRMSGGSVQVPGITLVAGSTSASQDLAAQYITEEGRATAGSVIASAQYAITYP; from the coding sequence ATGGGAAAGACTCTATTAACGTTGGTGTTACTTACCCTACCGGGTATGGCGTTAGCAGCGACCTCAAATAACACGATTAAGTTTCAGGGCGAAGTGGCCGAACAAACTTGCATGGTTGATATTAATGGTACCGCTAACACTCCAGTGGTTTTGTTACCCACCGTTTCAACCAGCAACCTGAATCAAGTGAATTCTGTTGCGGGTAAAACCAATTTCACCATTAATCTCACTGGCTGCAACATTGCCCTTCAAGACACCAAAATCAGCTCAGTTTTTCAGGGAATGAATGTCACGAGCGCCGGTAACTTGGGCAATGTCGGCACAGCACAAAACGTCGCGATTCAGCTACTTGATACCAACGGTGCACCCATTCGTATGTCTGGCGGCAGTGTTCAAGTGCCCGGTATTACTCTGGTTGCTGGCTCCACATCCGCGTCACAGGATCTAGCAGCACAATACATTACGGAAGAAGGTCGTGCGACGGCAGGCAGTGTGATTGCCTCTGCGCAATATGCGATCACTTACCCCTGA